One Halichondria panicea chromosome 3, odHalPani1.1, whole genome shotgun sequence genomic region harbors:
- the LOC135333847 gene encoding zinc finger MYM-type protein 2-like isoform X2 → MNMEDEFNKCPEDLLVKMDPEQLNHWLSIFIVETRKVTGEPYPPTTIHSILSGILRYMRSLDAKKCPNFFAKKDPRFQTFHNTMDSVFRELRKQGVGSDKKHAKAFSKEEENQLWSSGAIGSNDPLALLRAVFYYNGKCFCLRGGVEHRDLRLSQLRREKDGYTYTENSSKNRAGGIAQLKLDNKSVFIAEVPEAGERCHCKLLDKYISKLPQEAIDADLFYLQPLRKVVTDSQKWYSSVPVGKNMLYKMVNTICAQGGIELKSNHSLRATGATELYNAGVPEKIIKERTGHRSLESLRMYERTSDKQHHAVSRILSSDRETSFNAEINKTTSTHLNSSHGQPVLNFSNCQVTIAYNQGNVTGSTMSSTQQAL, encoded by the coding sequence ATGAATATGGAGGACGAATTTAACAAATGCCCAGAAGACCTGCTTGTGAAAATGGACCCAGAACAGCTAAATCATTGGCTCTCTATTTTTAtcgtagagacaagaaaagtGACAGGAGAACCCTACCCTCCTACAACTATACACAGCATCCTGTCTGGTATTCTCCGATATATGCGCTCACTGGATGCAAAGAAATGTCCAAATTTCTTTGCAAAAAAGGATCCGAGATTCCAAACTTTCCATAACACAATGGACTCTGTCTTCAGAGAACTACGTAAACAGGGGGTTGGAAGTGACAAGAAACACGCAAAAGCCTTCTcaaaagaagaagaaaacCAGCTTTGGTCCTCAGGAGCTATCGGTTCGAACGATCCCTTGGCACTACTACGAGCTGTATTCTATTACAACGGAAAATGTTTCTGTTTGAGAGGTGGCGTCGAGCACCGAGATTTGAGGCTCTCACAGCTGAGAAGAGAGAAAGATGGCTACACGTACACTGAGAATTCTTCAAAGAATCGAGCTGGAGGAATTGCACAGCTAAAACTGGACAACAAATCTGTGTTCATTGCAGAGGTCCCTGAAGCTGGAGAACGTTGCCACTGTAAGTTGCTTGACAAGTATATAAGCAAACTCCCTCAAGAGGCTATCGATGCTGATCTGTTTTATCTACAACCACTGAGGAAAGTAGTCACAGACTCTCAAAAGTGGTACTCATCTGTTCCTGTTGGAAAGAATATGCTGTACAAAATGGTAAACACGATTTGTGCACAAGGAGGAATCGAACTCAAAAGTAACCACAGTCTTAGAGCAACTGGTGCAACTGAATTGTACAATGCCGGTGTTCCAGAGAAAATAATCAAGGAAAGGACTGGACATCGATCGTTAGAGTCCCTTCGAATGTATGAGCGAACAAGTGACAAACAACACCATGCTGTCTCAAGAATTCTCTCATCAGACCGCGAAACAAGTTTCAACGCAGAAATAAACAAGACGACTTCAACTCACTTAAACTCCAGCCATGGTCAGCCAGTGTTGAACTTTAGCAACTGCCAAGTAACAATTGCATACAATCAAGGAAATGTTACTGGCTCCACCATGTCATCAACGCAGCAAGCTCTATAG